GCAGGAAGGTGGCACTCCTGGTTGCTCAGTGTCCAGCACCTCAAACGCCGGGTTCAGGGGCTCAGGGAGACCCAGGGTTTGTGTGGATGCGTCCTCTGCACTGCGGCTTTGGCGGGAGAATTCTACTAGGCCAGTAGAAGTTGGGAAAGGTGTGAAATGCAGATAACTTGCTCCTCGCGAAACTGGAAGACTAGTATAAGAACCGGGGCTCTCAGACCCAGTTCCTTATTGTTAGGCGACTTTCTGATAGGTGACTGCTAGGGAAAAAGCAATGATGTAACCAGGTTCTGCCCTTCCCTCCCAGGATCTCCACCTgaaatgctgggggtgggggttgggaagaTGCAGGCTGGGGAGGGTGTGGCCAGAGACCTGGGGAACATGGATTGGCAGCCGTCACTGGAGCGGCTCAGCCCTGGAGGGGAGGGCTCATGGAAGGGTCTGTGTGGGCGGGGCACAAAAAGACCCCAGGCTAGAGTTCGCCTGTTCTCAGCACCCCAGAGGCCAACAAAACATCCACTAAGACAGCTGGAGATGGTTACAacccggggggagggggggctcccTCTGCAAGGTAGCCCAAGGTCCTTCCACCATTCCATTCCTGCCtcacccagctacctcacttggTCAGgcgtccccccccccaacacacacacatccgcCCCAGCCATCAGCCATCAAAACTTTCATGAGATGAAGATATAATCAACAGGAAGCAGGGAAGTGAGCTGGAACTTCCCAGTGGGGTTTTGGTCTTGGACCCTCTTTGGAATGTCAAGGTGTCACTAGCTTCCTGATAGCTGGAACTTGACTGGCCAGGGCAGCTTGCCCAGCCCCCACTCCAACTCCCGGGGCCTCAGCTCACCATGGCTAACAGTGGTCTGAGTCCATGTGCAGGTCGCTGGTCCCCCTGGAAGGGTCAGTACACCTGTGGTGGGAAGCACTGCACCCCACATTTCCACTCAGATCATCCACAGCAAGAAGCATGGGAGCCTCCATCTTGCCAGCATAACAGCCTGGCCTGTGACCCACAGGCACCGGTTTGGGTTGTTCTGAGATCCCGGGTCTTTGTATCAGACACTGGAGTCTGTGCCCATGACTTCTTCTAAGGTCCCTTGAGCTGTTGCCTTCCAGCTGGCAGCCCTGCATGGCAACCAGACTGCTCGAGAGGCCTACGACTGTGCCATTGGCCAAAGGCCTCTGCCAGGAATCACGGCTCCTCTCAGAGCTGGGTTACTCGGGCCGGTGTTTTAGAAGTGCTGAGAGAGATAAAGGTCCCCTGCAGTGACCTGGAGTCATGACATCTCACCTGGGCCCTCTGCTCACCATGGCCTGTGATCACAGAGGCCCCGAGGCTGGTCTCCTTGGCATTTctgactggggggggggaagaggactCGCTGTCAGCCAGGATTCACATATCCAGTCACCTCCTGAGCACCTGCGGGTGCCAGTGGCGATCCAGGATGGTGAGACTGTCCTGGCACATCTCAAGGAAGGACAGGAAGATGTGTCCTAGGGCACCTGCTGCAGAGTCCCACCTCCCATCTTCCCGCAGCCTGGGCTCTCCCAAAGTACACTGAGGTCTCATCCTCCATgggctgggagtgtgtgtgtgtgtgtggggtgttctGCCACACCACCTCTGAGAACACAGGTGACGAGGTCCCGGGTGCTGCCAAGCAACGCCACAGAGCAAACCAACCAACCGTGGCCATCTGTGTCCCAGGAGCCCACCACGGCGCATGCACACAGTGTGGATCCCCGGGATGCCTGGATGCTGTTTGTTAGGCAGAGTGATAAGGGCGTCAACAGTAAGAGGAGGAACAGGACCAAGGCCAGGCGGCTGAAGGTGAGCAGCTACTGCCCTCACCAGCCCCCCAGCACCCTTGTCTCCAACCTCAGAGGCCACGCAAAGAACCAAATGCGAAGCCGGGGTCCAGTTAGGAGCCCAGTTCCAATCCTTCACACTGTACCCTTAGGATGCCAGGCTCTCCCTAGGTTTTCCCTCATGCCCAGAGACAGAAGCTGACCCAACATGCGTTTGGGAGTCAGGGTACCTTCAGGCTGATGGATTGATACAGGGAGGCCCTCTCAGTATGGCCCTGGCCTGGGACCAGATGGATGCCTCCTGCATTGAACTCCTCAAAGTGGCATTGGATCGAGGCTGGGCCTTACTGTGTGTCAGCCTTCTCTattgaggtcagccttggctgcCCAGGATCTGACCCATTGGGCCAGAGAGGTGGTGGGTTGGCCCTGCACCCTGGGCCACCTGACCTTGCCCAGGCTTCACTATCCAGGAGCTCGCCTCCCTCCTCTTAGGTCCTGACGCAAACCAGTATAAACTCTTTCAGGGGCCCCAGAACCAAGTACAGTGGAGACTTGCTGGTGCGTCCCATGTCAGAATGAGATGCGAGTCCCCAGAAATGGCCTGGAGTGGCCCTTTCTCTGAGATCCACAGCAGGAGAGGCAGTTACAATGTTCTGTGTGCagagcctgccctgccctgcgcCACCCCCAGTGAACTTCATCCCTGAACAATTAATTCCATCCTCAcactctctgggtctgtggctctCACTCCCTGCCTGATGACAGATGGACACGAGAGCCCAAAGGACCTCCATCAAGAAGGGAAGAGTCCACGTCGCATGAGCGCTCTCCCGCCTGCCCCTCTCTAGCAGGACCTGGCAGAGGGTCACCCATGCCCATGCCCTCCCCTCCAATGTTCCCATCACCTACCTTCCCTTCCAGCTTGGCCTGCCAGGACCCCCAGGGCCACCGGGTCCTCAGGGCCCCCCAGGCCCCTTTATCCCATCTGAAGTTCTGCTGAAGGAGTTCCAGCTCTTGCTGAAAGGTAAGGCTACCACCCACCCTGTGGGCACATGCTCCAGGGTAAGCCAACAGGGCAACTCTCAAGGGCAGACGTCAGCACCCCGCAAACACCTGCAAGGTTGCTCTCCAGTGGGCAGCCCTACCTGCCATGGggcggggttggggtgggagaaAGGTGGCAGAGGCCTCATGGAGGAAGAAAGACTGCCTTCCTTTCACTGTTCTTTACTGGGGACCAGCACTCACCCCCATCTCCAAGTTAGGAGACCAGTCAGTCCAGAGCTAGGGAGTTACTGTCTCTATCTTCTGGAGCTGACTGGACCAGGGAGAACTGTTAGGAGtcctttttttcctgcttccatACTATGGCTTGTTTGGTTTTAAATAAGCCTCCAGCAGTGAAGAGCCTTTGTGTTACCTCCAGTGTGGCCACAATGAGAATTCATACACAACTTGCCCCAAATACGGGTGTGACAGAGAGGTGAGACTAGAGGGCAAAGGTACTGGGTACCGGATATGCACCCGCTGGAGCTTGTGGCAAACAGCAGCTGTAGGGCCAGGCAGGAGTGTCCCCAGGACCTCACCGGGGCTGCCAGCCTCAGTCCCCACGCTCCAGGGCCACGGGCAGGAGAGCAGAGTGGTCCACTGACTGCCCTGTGTCAGGCGCAGTGCTGCAGCGGGAAAGCACCGAGCCCAAGCACTGCACCAGCGATTTCACCACACCAGCCTCGGGCAGCCCCTCCCGGGTCCCGGCCGCCCAGGAGCGTGACAACGACCAGGACCGAGGGGCTGTGTTGGCGCTGCTGGCTGCGACCCTGGCCCAGGGCCCACGGGCGCCACGCGTGGAGGCTGCGTTCCACTGTCGTCTGCGCCGGGATGCGCAGGTGGAGCGGCGCGCACTTCACGAGCTAGGGGTCTACTACCTGGTGAGTGGGGCGCGGCTAGCCGGGTGGAGCAGGGCGGGACCCCCGGTGACCTTGTCTGTGTGCTCCTTAGCCCGACATGGAGGGAGCCTTCCGCCGGGGCCCAGGCTTGAACCTGACTAGCGGCCAGTACACCGCACCAGTGGCTGGCTTCTATGCTCTCGCCGCCACTCTGCACGTGGGTGAGGCCCGGGGCGTGGTGGTGGGGCGCCCGCCACCCTGGCCTTGCCAGCACACACGTGACCACGTCGACTTGTCCTCTCTGCAGCACTCACAGAGCAGCCGAGGAGAGGACCACCACGACCTCGGGACCGGCTACGCCTGCTGATCTGCATCCAGTCTCTCTGCCAGCACAATGCGTGAGTGGCCGCTGCAGCCTGGCCCCTGACAGTATAGAGCACCTCCTCCATGCCCACTACCACTAGGGCGTGGGGGACCCCCGACTCCATCATGCCCAAGCAGGACCTTCTCTGTTCTGTCTCTTTTCTGAGCCTTCCTGACACCAGGACTCTCATTCAGAGGACAGAGGGAGTCATATCTGGAGGGGCTCTTGGGAGAATTCCACAAGCCCTCTCTTGGCACTCTCCCATGCCCCACCTGTGAATTTTCCCCTTGATGACTTAAGTTGCTCATTGCTGGTGGTGTCCACCCTGTGTGCCTCATTTGGTCCATAAAAACAGGGACTGTGGACCTCTCTGCCTGGCGCCTGGaatggaggccagccagggcaggtGTTCTGCACAGCTGGAGGACGTGTGAATGAACAGGGAAAGTCTCAGATCTAATCCGGCTTTGGACTTCCTGGATCTGCTGGCTTTCTGTATCACCTGCTGCCTCCCATCTCAGCCGGTCCTTGTTTCTCCTGGGAGAACCAGGACTTTGTGCCCTTGGCATGGCTCCAGCCTTTCTTGTCTTtccttcctgaggacccagttcAAACACCCCCTCCTAGGGATGAAGGCTTTGGACCTAGCACTTTGCTGATCGTTGAACTGACTGCTGCTCAGCGCACTCTGAGTGGAGGTGGTGAGGCCTGGGGACAGGCTGACCATCTTTCTGTCTTGGGTGCAGCTCCCTGGAGActgttgtggggctggagaaCAGCAGCGAGCTCTTCACCATCTCAGTAAACGGTGTCCTGTATCTGCAGGTGTGTGGGGCTGTGCCGACCATGCACGAGGCGTGGGGGTGTGTTGGTAGGTGTTCAGGGCCACTGGGCACAGCACCCTTAGACACACTCAAGTGCTGGCGCTGGCTTGAGAAGAGCCAGGCTTCAGGTCCCATTCTCCCTCCAGCTCTTGCTCCCCAACCTGTGTTGAGGGACAATGGTCTCACTTTCAGACCTTCCAAGAATCTGATAATGTGAGTGGTGCTTCCAGCCACCTAGGCCCTCCcatggggcagggaggagggtggCCGATGGTTGATGCCTGAGCCCTCTGGACCACAGGAGGCGCACCACAGTTATTTTCCACACAGAACTCAGTGACAGTCTTGCCACTGTGGATCTGCCTAGCGGCAGCGATGTGGATGTCAAAGTGGATTTACTAAAAAGGAAAGTGAAGAGAGATGTGTGGAATGATGGAGTGCTCACGTAGTTCTCTACTGAGCTCCAGGGTGGGTGGTTTGGCTCAAGCCAGCTGTTAGCGCTGGAAGTGTGAATTCCACTGAATTCTAAGGGTGCGTGTACCACGTGGGTCCTCAGGAGCAACTATCCCAGGTGGCTCTCAGTCTTTCTTATGGCAATGTCCAGGGAAAGTTGGGCCACTGATATGTGGACCACACTGGGGCAGCAAGGTCAGGGCAGTGCTCATGATGGCTGTGCAAGCCATGGCAGGCCTGTGAGACAAGCTGTGTGGCAGAGGAAGCTGCTAGCCTCCTAACCCCCACCTGAGCCCTGAGTAGGAGCCTTCTCCCATACACTGAGATATGAAACATTGGAGAGCAATAGAATAAGGGCCGGATGTACTGGTTTTGAGCACAAGACTAGTCAACGTTGACTCTGGACTTAGGTCTGTCCCTTCTCTCATGTGGGGCAGAGTCGGCCACAGTGTGGACAGTAATCCATGCTGAGCTCTGCAGGCTGCCCAGGGCTTCTGCTGCATGGGCAGCCTGACACCTGACATGTGCCCTTCCCTGCAGACAGGACACTACACCTCCGTCTTCTTGGACAATGCCAGCGGCTCTTCCCTCATGGTACGCAGTGGTTCCCACTTCAGTGCTATCCTCCTGGGCCTGTGAATGGCTGCTGGGGGCTCTTCTGCTCACCAAGCAGAGTGATCTAATGTCTACAGCGTCAATGGACAGCAGCTCTGTGCAGGAGGAAGCCCAGTGGACCTCTACATACACGGGCCACAGCATTACCTCTTAGCACAGCCACCCTAGACATTCCTGAAGAGGTCATGGAAGGAAGCAGCCTCTCCCAGAACCAACAGCAATCTGTGGGTATCTTAAGTCCTTCTTGGCTCTTCAGGGACCATCCAGCATACTTGCTAGCACTTGTATATCCCCAGCCGCAGAGCTGGCAGCCTTGTGTCTCCATACAGCCTCAGATTCCTTCCTGTGGCCCAGCATCCTCAGTACCTTGTAGGGAGCTCTAGCCAGGCCACTACCTGGAACAGCTCATTCTGTACAGGGCAGGGCTATGGGGACTCTGATTGTGGGTCCTTAGTGTTTAAAAGGGGAGCCCAGGCCTTCTTGGACCACACATCCTGTCTACCTAAGGTTCCTGGGTCCATATATAGCCACATTCACCATGCCTCTGCCTGGAGTGTAGCATCAAGGACCTAAGGACTCAGGGGCCAGTGAGCCTGGGCCTGGCAGCAGTTTCTGCTTCTGGGGTAAGCAAGATGAACCACAGGCCCTTTGGTGGGCACCCTAACGAAAGGGGCATCCCGTTCACAGAGAAGTCATCTTCACCCTCTACAAAGGTTACCCTTTCCCAGCCTCTCTGAAGCTCACTCTGGCTCACCCACCAAGCAAAAGTTTGAGTGCAGTTATGCACACGCTGCCTCTTCCCAAGCTTCCGGGGTGAGACCTGCTCCTGCTGTGAAGGTGGTCTGGCTGCGTGGGTGGCCGGGCAGTGAAGCAGCTGGCTGAGGGCTCTTCCCATGAGAAGGAGCAGGACTGCCAGCATGCAGCTTGTCTCAATGCCGTCTCCCCATTTTTAACAAAATGTGGGACTGGCCCCACACAGGCAGTGGAGAGGACTGGGACCTCCAAGGTCCCCTGCTGATGAAGAACTGACACATCCATCCCCACTGGCTGCTTTGGGATCTCTTGGCCTAGCAGGAGTGCTCAAGCCTGGAATGGGGGGAGGTAGGCGCCAGCTGCTTCACCTTTCAGCTGACCTCAGGAAGAGGTTACCACAGCAAGCCTGAATGCCTTCTTATAATCAAACTTCTCCCCAAAGCAGGCTGCCAACACAGCAACAGGGAAATGGAGGGCTCTGTCCATGAGCTGGCCTGGCCCGATTCTCAGTAGGGATGGTACCCACCCTACCAGGAAGCACTGTATTGGCCTGGGTCCTAACTCCCTGGCACTTTGATAAGGACATGGGGTAGACACACCCTTCTCTGGATTTCACTTTGTATCCAGTGGGCACAGACCTGTTAGCGAAGTTATCTTCTACCCTTGAGAAAGCCACATAAGCACCTATCTCAACAACTGTGCTCACAGCAACTTCAAAGCATTGTGTCACATGCCCGAAGAATGTGTTTATGTGATGGATCACACAAAGCCGATGAAGGGCAGACTCCAGGCTCATGACCTTCTCTTCCCAGTCCACCTCACAAAGGACCATGAGGGGTGAGCTCTGGAAAGCGAGGGGGAGATGCCTCTAGTCTTGGGGCTCCCCCTGAAGGTGGCAGGGGAGGCTCTTACTAACTAGGAAGGCCATAGTGCCAAGTGTCTCCCAGACAGACAGTGGCACTTAGGGACATGGGTCATAGCCTCTGAGGCACTGAATGACTCCTGGGTTACTACAGGAATTTGCTGAATTAAACTGCTCTGCTTTCTGACAAGGTGGCATTTTGTTCCGTATGCCAGGCTGTCCAGGTCCCAGTTTCCGAGCAGGGGGATGGTTGTCTCATTCCCTGGGGAAAGGTAGCGCCCATGTTCTTCAACTGCATTTGTTTGGAGGGTGCAGTGGGCATACCGTGATTAGACATGGAAGGCAGGTGACAGCTTACAGCagcaggtctctccttccactgtgtggagaTTGACCTTAGGTCCTGGGCCTTGACAGGAAGCACCTTCACCAGCGAGCCAGCCCACTGGGCCCACATTcaggtattttaaaaattcctttttgtACGTAGTATGTGCAGGCATGTattcatgtgtgagcatgtgaatgtggaggccagaggtcaatctaGAGTCTTGTTTCTGAGGAGCCAAGCACCTTGTTTTATGCAGAAAGTAGCTCATTAGGTCCCAGATGCAAGCCCCAAGGACCTACCTGTTCCCAActctgctggctgtcctggaactcactctgtagcccaggctggcctcgaactcacagagacctgcttgcctctgcctcccgagtgctgggattaaaggtgtgccaccaccactccctgggctttttatgtggatactGGGGATCACTTTCACTCAATGAGCTGTCTCCAGCTCCACTCCACCCTACTCCCCGGCCCTGGCAGGGAGTTTTGTTTGGGAAACAGTCTCATGTGTCCCACTTGTTACAGCTGAAGGTGGCCTTCCACatctgaccctcttgcctctacctctcaagtgctgggtcacaggaatgcaccaccacgcctggtttatgtggtgctggggaaagaAACCAGGATTCCATGTATGCTAGGAAAGCCCTCTACCAACTAAGACACATCTTCAGCCCTCAGTGggttttagaaacagggtcttactacataaCCCAGGCCGGCCTCCTGAGTGTCCCTGCATTTGATGTCTATTTATGGCTTTTCCATGACAGACCTGAGAAGTCATTTATGGTTTGTATAAGATATCTTGAGGTCCTTATAGATCCACATCCACAGCCGACTGGCCAAGGGGTGGTATGGTTGGGAGGAGAAGGGCAGTAGTTGTCACAAAAACAGGTCTGGAGAGGCAGTTGTGCAACCCTAACAGCCCCAGGCCAGGTGTTTACACGAGAAGCTGCAAGAGCTCTTCACTAGTGACCCCAGCACTGACTTCCTACACAGGCAGGTTAAAAGGTTCTTCAGGGGGACAAATCGTGCTCTTGCCCAGAGGTTCCCTGACATGTCTACCTCAGGCAGCAAAAACCAAGCACTCCACTGATGCTGTGGTGGCTGGTGACATCAGGGTGAAAGTCAGGACAACAGTCCTTCAAAGGAGCAGTGAGCTGAATGTAGCTGTTTAGGAGGCGTGATGGGACTGGCGCTCCATGTGGCAATCTCATCTATGGCCCCATTCCAGCCACACCTGGGTTCCTGCTGGAAATGCCCAACATGTGTTCTATACAGAAAACTGAACAAAGCCTGACTGCCCCTCCATCATCCCACTGCAGGGTCCCACTTCCCCAAAGCAGCCATGTGAGGGTGAGAGCATGTGAACGACATAACAGGTCACTGTGGGCCTGTCCAAGATGCCCAGGATGATTCAGACAAGGATAGACCCAGAGCAAACAGTTAACTCAGGACCAGTCACTCAAAGCGAATTAAAGGAACTTCAATGACTaggaaaaaagaaacctttaTTTACAGCCATCGAGTCCCACAGGAGCACACACAAATGAGCCTGCCCGTCAGAGCGCACGTGCAGCCTCAGTGTCCTATCCTCACCACCATCACTGTCACGTTGTCTGCTGAGCCCCGCTGCACTGCCTTGTTAGCCAGCCTGTTGCATGCAGCTTCATAGCGGGCATCAACAGCAGGCTTCCCTTCTCGGGTCTGGATCTTTTCATCCTACCAAAGGGACGGAAGCTGAGTGACTAGGACATCAGCCTTTGTCATTATCCCAAGACACTACAGCCAGGGAAGTGCCTGCTCTGTCCCTAACAAaggctggcaggacagagtgACTGGTGAGCCCCCAACAGGGTTGTGTTGAGAAGACTTCAAGAATTACTCCTGGCACAGGGGTATGGAAGTAAAGAGCAGTTGAGACAAGTGGCACACCCTCTAAGATGTCTCACCTCAAGGCAGGACAAGATGAAGTTCACAGCTTCCTCTGGGGTAAAGACCTTGAAGAGCCCATCACAGGCCAGCAGAATGAACCTACAATATAGGGAAGAAACAAGGGGGTTTCAGGCACAAGCTCTTTAACAGGAGGTGATCTGAGGGACAGTTCAGTGAAGAGTAGTTAGCTGCTTAATGCAAGGAAGGCCCTGGTTCCATACTCAGtaccccaaaaacaaaaataaaaggatagtGGCATACACATACGAAATCTCAGTCCTCTAGAGGTAGAGAAGGGGTCACtctggctacagagcaagtctgaGACCAGAcaggctacaggagaccttgtttcaaaagaccAAAACCAACTGAGCTTGCTAGCACGTGCCTTTAAacccggcactcaggaggtaaaggcaggtagattttgaggccagcttggtctaaatagtgagaccctgtctcaaaaaacaaacaaaaaaccccaaaaccaaacaagtaaCTTTGTGTCTGTCCAACAACTCAGTggctaaaaattttttttaagcaatagaAACAAGAAGGCTAAAGCTCCTTTGAGTTGTGGGTGGGATGCTGCATACCACAAGAGGGACTACATTTTCCCCACCCACCAATAGAGATGCTGCAACCTGGCACCTCAGGGACAACCACGACAACAGCAGGGGGTAGTGAACACACCCTGGGATCTACCACCACAGGCCCAAGAATGGAGAGCTACGGGCAAGCTAAATGAGGCATCCTTGGGTAGTGCTTCACTCCTGAGGGCCCCAGATTCCAAAGTGAATCCCCCCATTTTCTGGTCTGAACATAGCTCACTCTCCCCGAGATGACCAGAGGAAGCTTCTGAGCATCCATGTCTCACTGAGGCAGCCactgctggcctggcctggctttAAGGTAGTTAGCTGCCTTTGCTTCCTATCCTGTCCACAGTTTCTCTCTTCTGACAGGGCACGTGCCCAGCCACATTTTCTGAGCACACAGCCTGAGGTTGAGACATGGTAGGGACAAGTCTAAGCAGGTTATTCTTTCTAGTATTGTTAGTCAGATGTGTGCTTAGACCGCAGTCAGGGCAGCTAGCTAGCTTGGCCTCATCCAGGGCAGAGAAAGTGATCAAGAAACCCTACAAAGGGCTCCCAAGACTCTAGGATGGCTAACGACAtggcacaggcaggcaggtgtcAGAGCTATGCCAGGAGGCTGCCATGTGGCTACTATTCTCTGCCACCCACCCCGCTTTGGCTCAGTCCTATTTTCCTGAGTTCACCTTCACCATCCTGCTAGGGTCAGGAGAGCCCCCTGCTCTGTAGCCTGGCCCTTGGCCATCCTTGCTAGGCTCCCTATGCTACCCTCACAAGCCCATGCCTGGTCTTGATCTACCTGCAACAGATGATGCCTGAACAGGAAGTCTTTCTCAGCCTCTGCTCCTGTAACTACATATATGAGCTAAAACCCAAATGCCTCAGTAAAACCCAAGATCCTGCTCCATCTGTCCCCAGAACTTTTCTCACTTCCTCCTCCATCCATCATTTCCCAGTCACCATTATTAGCACAGTCCTGGCTGCTTCACACTGTTACCTGAATGAGCTGACATGGGTTGGGATGGTCCCTCTGGAAGGGATGCCCTCCTCCACTGCTAAAGCCTCCTAGGACAAGTTCTACACTCCCGTGATAAACCAAGTATCCACCTCATTTGTTCCCTGACCACTGTGGACCCCATGAAACCAGAAACCATGGTCTGTCTCCACACCCCAGGGCCAGGCAATGTCCCCAGCAAAGATGGAACACAGACTGGAACaaagtcagaaagagaaacaagCCCCTGTGCATGTACACCAACACTTGTGGTGACCACGTGCTTTTACCTGTCATTGGGGGTCAGCTGACAACGTCTGATATCAGGCACAGATGTGACCCCACAGCGCTTGTACTGCCCATCTCCAATGGAACGAGATACCTCCAGCACGCCCAAGACACGCCCATCTCTAAAATGAGAAGAACAAGGTCAAACTCTCACTTGACAGGTCAAAGGTCCCCAAAAACAGAAACTGAGAGATCATGGTAGCTGGGCctgacatttctttttgttttgtttttcaagacagtttctctgtgtagtcctggctgtactagaacctgttgtgtagaccaggctgggaggCACTTGGCTGGTGTAACGTTTGTCTCAGGTGAGGTGCAGACATAAACCTAGGTCATTCTGGTCCTGTTCCCCTAGGGCCTGGGAACTCACACAGCTGTACACGGTGACAAGAACTGGCATCATCCAACCTAACTGCGGGTGAGCTCAACAGCGAGTCTCACTACAACGCTGACACTCCTTCCCCAATTCCCCATGCCCAGTTCTCTGGACAGGATGGGGTGGGTCCTAGGCCCCTGATGGCTGAGCATGCAGCCCGTGTTAAGGTGGCCAGGAAAGAGCATGGTCTGCATTCGAACTGACGAGGCCAGGCTCAAAGGACCGCCGCCTGGATGCCGAAGTGCTTTCTTCACATCGGCAGTGTGACCATCACACTCATCATATCCTCATCATAACCTCACCCATACTTTCTGCTGAGGGGCAGGGAAGAAACAGGAGATGGATGGCCTGCAAACAGGAAGAGGCACCTAATACAGACACCACGACTCAAGAGAACCTGTGTGGAGTCCCACTGCCCCCAAGAATCAACCTATCCCAGGCTCTCACTGACCACATGGGCCCTCAGGCCATCATTTGAAGACTTAGTAAACGACAAAGCAGTGTGGTAGGTTCAAGAGCACGGAAGTTCCTAAGTCACAAATGAGATGCTGTGCAGGCAGACAGGTGGGACAGGAAGTTCTTCCTTTCGAGTGTAGCTAATGCTAGTCCTGGAGACAGCATTGAGCCCAGCCTTGACCCCTCAGGGTTCTAGTCACCCACAGTGGCTCACTTCAGCCATCCTGAATGAATATGTTTTTTTAATCCCTAAAGACTTCTGCTGGCACCTGGGAAAAGCAGAGCATTCTAGAACACATATTACTAGATAGAAATGGAACAAAGTGAGTCCCCAGGAGCAATGCTGAACAGTGT
This genomic window from Peromyscus leucopus breed LL Stock chromosome 13, UCI_PerLeu_2.1, whole genome shotgun sequence contains:
- the Erfe gene encoding erythroferrone, whose amino-acid sequence is MASARSPAGALLLLTCASLVAAMGLGVPEPAAPAGNHAHPRLPGTELPAPPEDSPPEPTTAHAHSVDPRDAWMLFVRQSDKGVNSKRRNRTKARRLKLGLPGPPGPPGPQGPPGPFIPSEVLLKEFQLLLKGAVLQRESTEPKHCTSDFTTPASGSPSRVPAAQERDNDQDRGAVLALLAATLAQGPRAPRVEAAFHCRLRRDAQVERRALHELGVYYLPDMEGAFRRGPGLNLTSGQYTAPVAGFYALAATLHVALTEQPRRGPPRPRDRLRLLICIQSLCQHNASLETVVGLENSSELFTISVNGVLYLQTGHYTSVFLDNASGSSLMVRSGSHFSAILLGL